The genome window CGTTCAAACACCTGTGAGCACCTGTTGGTTGTATGTAAATAGTATCTTACCTGCACACCTGGGGATGAATCAAAGAAAGATGATTTCTCTCGGCAGTGCTCTGCTGGTGGCTTGTTTACTTAAACGCATGTGCCACACAAATGAAATgaggcggctgtggctcagggttagagccagtgtcttgttatcggaaggtcgctggattgattcccctggtctacatgtcaaagtatctTTGGGCAAGACTttaaaccccaaactgctcctgatgtgctatgcagcaccttgcatggcagccactgccatcagtgtatgtatgaattactgtaagtcgctttggacaaaagagtctgataaatgccctatATGTAAATTACAAACTGAGGCCAGAGCGCTGCCAAGCAGTTATAATCTGTGAGTAACAGTAATTCTAAATGACGTCCTGACACGGACGATCTTTTAGAATCTGACCTTTTATTATTGTTTCTAATGATTTCTCACATTTGTCTGTCCGCCTATAACCGCAATACAATCAGATTTGCTTCCCACATACCCTAAACATACTCTGTAGGATCCAGGTTGAATGGATTTTCCCTTTTCCCTCCCTCTGAGGCATCTTTGAGCAGCGGCAGCAGGATTAAACCAGTGACTCACCTGTCCTATGTAGGGGTATGAAGCTTCAGAGTTGATGCCATTGTTGTAGATGACATACTGGAAGGCTTGGTGCATCCAGCCACCTCTGCAGCCGTGGCTTCCGTATTCAAACGAACAGTCCACCAGGTTCTGGGGGCTCAGGTCAACCAGCTTTCCTGTCTTCTTGAATAACTGGCCCTCCAAAGCCCCAACAGCACTGAAAGCCCAGCAGGAACCGCAGTAACCCTGGATACAAAATGAGTAGAGataaacaatgcaaaaaaataagTAATAGCTTCAAACTTATCTGAAACAGttttcacatttccatttttggcagaacaacatgagtttgtaaaGATGGAGCAGTTGGAGCTGAAGAGGTTAAAGAGGTCTACTGTCTCTTTGGggatttttattgtttgtcaATTATATTTTACATGTTGAACAGAACAGAAGGAAGTCCAAAATCAATACTTGTGTGTCTCTGGTTGAGTGATACTCATTGTACTACAGTAACTGAGATGTACACAGAGGTGTACAAATTATTTTTTCCAGGTATCCATTCTACTTGAGTATTAATTTTTCTGACACTTTTGACTTTCTCTCTCTACatctgaacacagatatctgaactttctcctcctaacattttcaaaacaggctcattacattagtttgatgcatttgaggaaaatcatgtattattatttatttcccaCCATtacaagactgatttcaaccTATCAGAGCACATCACACCCGGCAGACATAGCGAGATGAAACAAAGATGTTCGAAGactgaaacagacagagagggagaatggAATTGGGAGACAAAGTGTGTTCAAATTTTAATGTAATACCTATCttaaaatattgcatttttcactggaaaaaaaaggaatggcAGCTGTGTTTTCTATTCTTGCAGCCAGAAAGTTGATGGTCACGCGACAATAGAAATTAATAGGCCACAAAAAATGTAGACATCTCACAACTTAAGAGGCGTTATTGTGAAACTGCTACATTTTGCCGCATTGACCAACGTATCTGTATCATTTTCATGTGAGACTGGGTTGCAACCGACACAGAATGAAGTCTTTGTTTCACAAATAAAAACTCCAACGTATTTCGACCATCAGGTCTTCATCAGGGcgccaaacaaataaaacaacatggcCCCACCTGTTTAcacatttgtacatttcgtGTCCATAACTGAAAATCCAgaattatttaaattaatttaaaagagaaaaaaaaaagttttggaaatgtatatatatatatttcctcTTCTGCTTTCTGGAGCTAACTTGCAGTGATCCTGCTCAAAGTGTGATAGGGACAAAAAGACTTGGCAGTTCTGGCGATGACTTGGTAACAGTATAGATTTAATAgatttaatctatttttttttttttttacctgatcTTTGACTTTGGTGACGTAGCCCTTCTTTCTCCAGTCGATGGAGGCTGGTACAGCAGTGTCTGATATCCCAGTGAAGTTGAATGGTGTCCTCTGGATGTCAGTGGGAGGAATGAAACACCCCATCTCCTCTGGTCTCTATGAGGAAGCAGATAACAGTTAATGAAAAGAGCAGCACTTAGTGGACTCTATTTACTTTAAGGTCAGATGTCTTGTCaaagggtgaacagactgtttttgatacaatttttttttttttaaactttgtgaaacagtgaaaaataCAAAGATATTTACTTTACCACtgtataaaatcacaaaatgcatTCTTAATTCTACACTAACATGTATAGTGACTGTAgcgttttattaattttttacttttattactttttttttaaaaaagttgcaCTTTTCAGCTGAAGCAACACTAATCAATAATTTGAATAATATAGCCCATAAATGTATCAAATTACAGATTGTTTCCAACCAGGCACTACCATTTATAGACATGGCTGCGgagtaaaaaaaagttgcatacaGGTGAACTCTgcgtgaaggaaaaaaaatcacgaaaTCATCAGAAATTCCCATAAAGAAATCACGTTGTCACAGCTCGGCTGTATTGGACCTTACCAATTCTGGCATCCTCTGAACAGAACATTTCAACATCAGATCATTGTTTGGATTTTATGTTTGAGtttctttttgcttttactGCTCTCATTATGATCATTTCAAACGATaacaagcatctgtttttgaaTAAACCTGCAGCACTGTCGACTGAATGGCTGTAGGATAAAGTTTACTGACTCGTTGAACAAAGTTGAACAGCCCGGACAGGTTGGAAACACTTTTTACTTTTgaggccaaaactgaaacttaatggtGAGTGGTGGGCCAAGAACTGTTGCAGTCGTCGTCCTAGATCCACACCCTTCACATATATATTATCTGTGACATCTAGGGAGAGGACACATTCTGAAGGCAGATATTGTAggatataaacaaataaactggACTATATTTCATTATAATGATTAGCTGTTGAGTTTCAAAGTTCAAACTAGTCATTAAGCACCTAATCCGTATCCAAACTGACTTTCGGCTGTCATTAAATTCATGGAGATTAGTGAGTAACAGTGAcaatcataaatcataaaaaaactTCAGTTTAAACCAGTAAACGAGTGTCTCACCAGGTCTCCCATGTGGTTCATGCCCATTTCATACGTGTGAAGTCCCAGTGAAGCCTCCAGGTTGTGTTTGGTAATGAGCATCAGATTCTCCTCCCACAATTCCCTGCGGCTCACTTCCTCAACCTACAAGACGTACAGAGCGAGACTGCATGAGGCCAAATACTGTACAAGTTAATGATGCATATTACATGTGGATTTTATGGCCAGCAAACAGAAAACTCTCACATATTTACATCCACTTGTTTTTATCAGATACCTCATTTTGGTACGTCTTCTTGTGAGTCTTCTTCCACAGATCCCACTGGATGTCCAGCCTGCTGTCAAGCATGGCTGCTGCCCCGAGACACAGGGAGAAGAGCAACAGGCTCACCATCACCAGGCCTGTagacccacacagacacacagggagCACATGAGATGACATATTTGATTAGCTGGCTGCCATTGCTGTTCTTAACTACAGTTGTAAGGCATTTCTTTTTGAGTTTTTCCATTTCCCGACCCTTTATACTTCCATCACTACATTTAGGAGGTAAATATCatacttttttcctcttttttataCTATTAGTGTGGGTGATTTCTTACTGTTATCAAAGTTATAATTTTACACGATAACTTTCCTTTTCACTGAGTATGATTTTGGGTACTTTTTTATACTTGAGGTTTAGAGTTTTCAGTGACTAACAGGAGATACATTGAGTACTGAGCTGAAATAAATGACCTTGAtttgttacttttatttataatactcatttttataaataataaGAACATGAAATAACTCAAGCCCataatgaatgtttttaaagGGTATACTGTGGCAAAAATAAAGTCGACAGTGCTTCctttaaaacatcttaaatgttaaaatagatAATGACATTAATAAGTCTAGAATTATAAGTATATTAAATGTGTCCTTTTAAAGACCCCACCTGCAGCCTGAACACCACAGACATGTCAAAGCAATGATAAATGGATTCTGCTTCTCATAGATGTCTCGACTcatcagaatattttttttaactaaaatttAATATTTACTGATGCTGCTGTACTTGCCTTGATGTCTCGGTGTCATCGCTGCTTCTATGTTGAACCCACCCTGATCCTGTGTTTCTGCTTTATATTTAAGAAGGAAATGTCATGTGATCTGTTCTCTTCCTtttttgaaactgaaatttgCAACATGTCGCTAATGTTTCTACAATCACCTGCAGCAACTGCACCATATAAGGCTGTTATATGAATCATAAAGAGGCAGAGGTTATTTATGTCTTTACTATGAAAgccggctgtagctcagtgggtagagctggttgactggtgatcagaagatcactggttcgaatcccagctccccagggcgggactgagctacatgtcgaagtatccttgagcaagatactgaaccccaaagttgctcctgatgtgcagttggcaccttgtgtgaaggcagccactgccatcagtaagggtcctgcgatgaactggcgactcatccagggtgaaccctggcctacgcccatagatgAAACTgtatttggccccagtaagccccgcaaccccttaggggggagaAAGCGGCAagatcccgcgaccctcacggataagcggaaaaagaaaacggaacggaactaTGAAAGCCTCAGAACTGTACCAGAGAATCATAACTAGTCTTCTGAGAATAAGGAGGAAGGTGTCTTGTTAGTTGTCTACAAAGATTTTACTTTGTAAATTTACTGGCAGAAAGTTACATTTGATACTTGATATTTGATTATTTCTTATCATAACATGAGTGAAGGACACAAACAATAACATGAATAAGGTCAAATATGAAGATATAAATAACTTTATAAATGAGAACGAGAACATGTATCAAAAGACTCTTCTCAAGTACTACTcctatgggtgactttcacttttaccaaaattgtattttaaatgacatctttacatttactcaagaatGGCATGTAGGTAGGGTCTATACCACTGACTAACAGTCTTATTATTTGACATGCTTTGATATTCAATAAATGTTGTGATAATAGTGAGATATTCTgtgttttggggaaaaaaagaagttaaaaacATTCCTTTATTGGGGAGAATGCATATGTTCAATAAATTTGAGGGCAAGCACGTTAATAAATGCAGTTATTTCGGGTGAAGAGGAGTGTGATGGAGGAGTGTGATGGTGCTGTCAGGTCAGGAAGGTCACTGAAAGTGTCTGGGGATCACAAGTGAAAAGTCTTGGAGTGAGTAGTTGTAGGGAATGTGGTTCTGGCCCAAAGTAGAGGTCAAGAGGAAGTTTGACCTGTAATGAGGCCAGTAGGTCAACATGTTTCATGGCAGGCTGCCAGATGTTGTTGAGGTCTGTGGACCAACATGTTGGATGGAGTGAGAGTGATATAAGAGTGATATAAACTGTCAACTCTGTGTATTATCTTTATGGCCCAACATACAAAGTATGTGTAAGATTATAGTTATATTGTTTGCGTTTTACCACATGCTAACACTATACACTAACTCTACTTTGTCCATGCCATGCGGTGTGGTTCTTTAAACCCTAGCCACCATTTTGCTTGTGTTCTGAAACACTACGTGTGGTGCCCTGTGCGAGgcccccttttttattttcaattcatAAATGAGCAGTAGTACTTTCAGCACAATTTGGCCAGTCCTAGAATTTGAGATTCAAATCTTGAACTCTTTAGCCAAggtttttacatttcaactcCACTAGTCTACTACAGGAGTAGACGttgatttgtactttttcaCTTAAATTGTAGTGTGGTGAGAATTAATTTTTCGATCAAATGTATATACATTTGATTAACCAAAATGTTTTAGGTTATTAATTGCCACTTTGAGCAATTTGCTATTGCAGCTATCGATTCAATTTGAAAGAGCTCTGTTGAAATTTTTGTTCCAAGTTAGTGAATGTTGAAAGTTTGGTAAGCCAAGTAACACTTGTAGAGCCACAAGATTGTGCCACAGCCACCCCTCCTCCACTGGAAGTATTAAACAAATCTTCTTGCACTCAACTCCCTGCCTCATTGTCCGCTTTTGAGTCTTGCCTGATACAACACAGTGTGTTGTACACAACGTTATTTACATTGTGACAGTAGAtttctgaaaatacattttaatgtttaaaactattaaaagaaaaagttcagctttcCTTAGGGAGTCAGATTTGGCATAGGGACAATTATCACTGcaatatagaatatatatacTTAGCAAGCAAGTGATATTTCTATTATGCCCAAAAAAGATTATTTCGACAAACTGGATCGCATGGTGATACATTAATGGTTAAAGCAAATCAACCACTATCTGTCTCACAGCAGGCATCAGATATTACTGAGataaatgcaacacatttaGAAATTTACAGGGTGTGCTGAACTTTGTACTCTATTCTCCTGTTTATTGTGAGTAATAAAACTGATGCATTCAgcttcaaaattaaaaatgtattcagtgtcATAGAAAACATCAGTTTACAATTTGATCATTAGAAAAGTGCTGAACTGAACAACAAAAGGTGACACGATCCAGAGAAACAACAATTATGATTTtttgaagtgaaactctcgccaaaatgcaacctgggctttatttgtgattgaatataaGTCATACCCTCGTGTAAAACCaaaattatgacgaaagaggcacttttaagatttctCGTAGTGTCGTTtacgggcaagctaattttcaatggaatGCTACGGGCACGTTCataatagcatcaaaatcgctattttacACTAAGAatgctcgacacaacatgaaactttgctcgtagtatcaccagggtctctacacatgaacacgagcattgagaacattgtttgtgtatgcagagtttactaaaaagaaggtttttgaacaactaaccgtttggagctggatctccagCGCGCCTCCTTTATGGtggacaaaaagtgtcgatcctcgagtgcgacctaacaggaaggcttgaggagcagtccaccattactctcctgacTGTTAGGTTGCACTTTGGGATCGGCACTTCAAGGACTCTGCATCGACAGGAAAGGAGGAGCTCCCACTGCCCAGCAATGTTTCCTGTCGCACTTAACTAAACTCTGTTAGTTTTCACACAAAGTGTATTAGAAAACAATTACATTCATAGAGACTGAAACTGTCATCAACTACATGCAAAATACTGTGAAAGGTGAGTCTTTGTATGTGACACACACTTGGCCAATAAATCTAAAATGctggtttgtgtgtttaactCTGGAACCAAACTAGCCTGTGTTCTTGCTTAGCATTAAGTGCTCTGTGTTCCTTCATGGACACAACCACAGTGGAGATCTGCTGGTTTGGAGATAAAACTATGAAGACTTGAAGGGTTTAAAGTGCATCAAACAACTCAAGAAAAGCAAACCTCCTTATCAGAGATATCAGAGGTTGACACCAAAAACACCAGTCGGAATTTATTTTCCTGTGATGTAAATTGAAAATATGTGTGCtgtgtaaacaaagtaaaatcaCTGATATTTGTAGTGGTTGCTGAAATTGCTGGAAAGTCTAAGCAAAGCCCCTCGTCATCCCTTATCTTCCTCCAAGCTTCTCACTTCATATGATTGGGTAGCTGGCGAGGTTAGCGATGCCGCAGAGGTTGCCACCATTGCTTGCCACCAGGATGTAGCCTTGTCTGCCCCAGTTCTCGCTCCAGCTGTCAGGGCAAAAGACACAAGATGATGAAGAAATCAGAGGAAGAAAGACATGTGAGTTGTTGAATATCGCCAGGGTCAAACAGCACTTCATCTCATCAGTTTGTCACCGACATGGTGGACAGAAGGCATCAAATCAACGCTACGCCAACACACAATCCTGCTGTTTCATTTTAGCCTTATGAGCCACCTGATGTCGCTCAGGCAGGTGATGTGACCCACCTGTTCTTGATGATCCAGTACTTCTTCCCCTTTACACTGACTCCATAACCCACTGCCAGCACAGTGTGATTGATGTCGTCTTTGTTACAGTTGGGGTCATAGTAAAAAACTGGGCAcatgacagagaagaagagtaAGGAGAGAATCGGAGGTGGAGGTACATCAGTAAACCAACACATATACATGATGTAGCTTACAGTGACCATTTCACCTATTGTCAAGTTAAAGAAATCAAaatggtggtgtgttcagggcGCGGCATGATCAAGGACATTTCCATAAGTTGAATTTCCCAAGTCAATCCAGTTTTAAAGCAAGCAGTCACATCTAAGGTTGTAATCCATAAAGTTTTGAAGAAATCAGACATTTTTGATGTGAAGAATTTGCTCTCTGGTGGTTTGGAATGTAATGGGCTGCAAGAATTTCTTGATACTTCAGGCTGTTGATGTTGCCATCCACTCTGCAGATCTCTCGCACACCCCCATGCTGGATGTAGCCCCAAACCATGTGTTTTCCTCCTCCAAACTTGACTGTTTTCTGGATGAATCTTGGGTCAATGCGGGTCCCAACAGGTCTTCTGCAGGATTTGCGGCGATCGGGATGCAGTTCAGTGGAGGATTCATCAGAAAAATCAACCTTCTGCCACTTTTCAACTGTCCATCCTTTCCGCAAGCTGTGGGCCTTGGCATATGCAACATGATTcttttgttgtcttctgtttaATGCtggtttgtgagcagaaatTCGGCCATGGAGACCACTGCATGAGAGAATTTGACAAACTGTTcttgtagatagatagatagatagatagatagaaggatagatagatagatagatagataggtagatagatagatagatagaaatacTTTAATGATACAGGGCTTCCTGGTGACCATTTCTCATGTAGTTCTGCTGCATTTGAAAAAGGGCTGTCTCTGGACTGCCAAAGCAACAAACGGTATTCTCGAACAGTTGTCTTATGGGATCTGCCTGACCTAGGCTTGTCATGAACGTCACCAGTTTCTTCAAATCTTTGTTTATCCTCTCCACTTGATGTTTGGATACATTGGAGATGTCTGCAACCTCAGCAGCAGACTTGGTCTTCAGGTTCTTGATGATCAGCACTTTGGTCTGTGGTTGAATCTTTGGCATGTTGTCAGAGGTCAGGTTGCACTTCACATGAAGGTCTGGTGTGCTGGGATTCTTTTAATACACACCTGGGAATGTGTTGATTACAGTATTTGTCACAGGTGGAACTCCAATCTGTGATTGGTTGAATTGTTTAAAAACACTGTAACATGGTCGGTGAAGGGGAAGGTTATTGTCCGCTTTCAGTGGCGGTAGCTCCGATGAGCTCAAACGACACGGCAGGCAACATGTGGGATCTCCGCacatacttttattccactgtaaCTTACAGACCATACCAAGCCAGGTCGCTACGGCACTAGTTATCACATGCATACATGCCTTGACACACATAGGCCGAGGATCCTACACctatacatcacaatataaaataaaagggTGGTCTTCACTCATGTTGCTAATGTTTCTACAATCACCTGCAGCAACTGCACCATATAAGGCTGTTATATGAATCACAAGGAGGCAGAGGTTATTTATGTCTCTACTATAAAAGCCCCAGAACTGTTCCAGAGAATCATAACTAGCCTTCTGAGAATAAGGAGGAAGGTGTCTTGTTACTTCTCTATGAAGATTTTACTTTGTAAATTTACTGGCAGAAAggtacttttgatacttgatCTTTGATTCTTTCTTAGCAAGGACAAGTCAGATAATGAGTGAAGGACATGAACAATAACATGAATAAGGTCAAATATGAAGATATAAAGAACTTTATAAATGAGAACGAGAACATGTATCAAAAGACTTTTCTCAAGTACTACTcctatgggtgactttcacttttaccaaaattgtattttaaatgacatctttacatttactcaagaatGGCATGTAGGTAGTGTCTATACCACTGACTAACAGTCTTATTATTTGACATGCTTTAATATTGAATAAATGTTCTGATAATAGTGAgatattctgtgttttgtgGGAAAAAGAAGTTAAAAACATTCCTTTATTGAGGAGAATGCACATGTTCAATAAATTTGAAGGCAAGCACCTtaataaatgtagttatttCGGGTGAAGAGGAGTGTGATGGTGCTGTCAGGTCAGGAAGGTCACTGAAAGTGTCAGGGGATCACAAGTGAAAAGTCTTGGAGTGAGTAGTTGTAGGGAATGTGGTTCTGGCCCAAAGTAGAGGTCAAGAGGTAGTTTGACCTGTAATGAGGCTGGGCAGGAGGCCAGTAGGTCAACATGTTTCATGGCAGGCTGCCAGATGTTGTTGAGGTCTCGGGACCAATATGTTGGATGGAGTGAGAGTGATATAAGAGTGATATAAACTGTTAACTCTCTGTATTATCTTTATGGCCCTGAACATACAAAGTATGTGTAAGATTATAGTTaaattgtttgctttttacCACATGCCAACACTATACAATAACTCTACTTTGTCCATGCCGTGTAGCATGGTACGTTGAACCCTCGCCACCATTTTGCTTGTGTTCTGAAACACTACATGTGGTGCCCCGTGCTAggcatacttttttttttttcaattcaccTGAATTGTAGTGTGGTGAGAATTAATTTTTCAATAAACGTATATACATTTGATTAACCAAACTGTTTTAGGTTATTAATTGCCACCTTGAGCAATTTGCTATTGCAGCTATCGATTCAAGTTGAAAGAGCTCTGTTGAAATTTTAGTTCCAAGTTAGTGAATGTTGAAAGTTTGGTAAGCCAAGTAACTCTTGTAAAGCCACAAGATTGTGCCATAGCCAGCCCTCCTCCACCGGAAGTATTAAACAAATCTTCTTGCACTCAACCCCCTGCCTCGTTGTCCACTTTTGAGTCTTGCCTGATACAACACAGTGTGTTGTACACAACGTTATTTACATTGTGACAGTAGAtttctgaaaatacattttaatgtttaaaactaTGAAAAGCAAAAGTTCAGCTTTCCTTAGGGAGTCAGATTTGGCATAGGGACAATTA of Sparus aurata chromosome 17, fSpaAur1.1, whole genome shotgun sequence contains these proteins:
- the LOC115568064 gene encoding cathepsin L1-like — encoded protein: MTPRHQGLVMVSLLLFSLCLGAAAMLDSRLDIQWDLWKKTHKKTYQNEVEEVSRRELWEENLMLITKHNLEASLGLHTYEMGMNHMGDLRPEEMGCFIPPTDIQRTPFNFTGISDTAVPASIDWRKKGYVTKVKDQGYCGSCWAFSAVGALEGQLFKKTGKLVDLSPQNLVDCSFEYGSHGCRGGWMHQAFQYVIYNNGINSEASYPYIGQESQCHYDSRYPAATCSGYNWLPKGDEKTMKHALATIGPISVAVNSQGMKFYKKGVYNDPSCSKQLDHAVLAVGYGKLNGQDYWLVKNSWGRNWGERGYILMARNKNDQCGIAQEAIYPTM